In a genomic window of Gloeocapsopsis dulcis:
- a CDS encoding efflux RND transporter periplasmic adaptor subunit, whose protein sequence is MESSEFSTAISNSDRQPLPKSSRSRRSSLWLLLVLLLVGSGGIGLWRILTPSNESPQTAAQQPPMPVKTLSVKTSPIEESSEFIATLQSRRSVALRPRIQGQVTRILVEPGERVAAGTALIQVDPDEQQAAVTGASATVESAQANVDSARATLRSLEAERVSKLSDVQLNQQEYRRYAALAEEGAVSLQTRDQYANRIEVARASLSAIEEQIRAQQAAVVRAEKAVKEAQARTQEQQVQLQYFQIAAPFAGIVGHIPVKVGDFVDTSTELISVSENDSLEVNFSIPAEQATQLHVGSPVKLLDSQGRNLGVSQVFFIAPNTANTTQSVLVKALLNNSEGQLRTDQFVRASVIWNQRPGLLVPTTAITRLGGESFVYVVEASESGSVARQQLVKLGDIEGNNYQVLDGLKPGERIIISGVLSLKDGAAIVPES, encoded by the coding sequence ATGGAATCATCTGAGTTTTCAACTGCTATTTCAAATAGCGATCGTCAACCCTTACCGAAATCATCACGCTCACGACGATCGTCCCTTTGGTTATTGCTTGTATTGCTTCTCGTGGGGAGCGGAGGAATTGGACTTTGGCGCATTCTTACTCCGAGTAATGAATCGCCACAAACGGCAGCTCAGCAACCACCCATGCCTGTGAAAACGTTGTCTGTAAAAACTAGTCCAATTGAGGAAAGTTCGGAATTTATAGCAACTTTGCAATCGCGTCGTTCTGTCGCACTGCGACCTAGAATTCAAGGTCAAGTTACACGCATTTTGGTTGAACCAGGAGAGCGAGTTGCAGCAGGAACAGCGTTGATTCAAGTTGATCCGGATGAACAACAAGCAGCCGTGACTGGTGCCAGTGCAACGGTGGAATCTGCTCAAGCCAATGTGGATAGTGCCAGAGCTACCTTGCGATCGCTAGAAGCTGAACGAGTGTCTAAATTATCGGATGTTCAACTCAATCAACAGGAGTACAGGCGTTACGCTGCACTTGCTGAAGAAGGGGCTGTTTCGCTACAGACACGAGACCAGTATGCCAACCGAATTGAAGTAGCGCGGGCTAGCCTCAGCGCCATTGAAGAACAAATTCGAGCGCAACAAGCAGCGGTTGTTCGGGCTGAGAAGGCAGTAAAGGAAGCACAGGCACGTACCCAAGAACAGCAGGTTCAGCTTCAGTATTTTCAAATTGCAGCTCCGTTTGCAGGTATTGTAGGTCACATTCCTGTGAAAGTGGGTGACTTTGTAGATACATCTACGGAGCTTATTAGCGTTTCAGAAAATGATTCGCTGGAGGTGAATTTTTCGATCCCAGCTGAGCAGGCAACTCAACTCCATGTGGGTAGTCCAGTCAAGTTGTTAGACAGTCAAGGTCGTAATTTGGGAGTCAGTCAAGTCTTCTTCATTGCACCTAATACGGCTAACACAACGCAATCAGTTCTTGTCAAAGCCTTACTTAATAACTCTGAAGGACAACTGCGAACGGATCAATTTGTGCGGGCAAGCGTAATTTGGAATCAGCGACCAGGTTTACTTGTACCAACGACTGCCATAACTCGCTTAGGCGGAGAATCCTTTGTCTATGTAGTTGAAGCATCCGAATCAGGAAGTGTTGCGCGACAACAGCTTGTTAAACTCGGCGACATTGAAGGTAACAACTATCAGGTGCTCGATGGACTAAAACCGGGGGAAAGAATCATTATTTCAGGGGTGCTTAGCTTGAAGGATGGTGCAGCAATTGTCCCTGAATCTTGA
- a CDS encoding MerR family DNA-binding protein: MLTQEKPQLIGVIAKDSGIPIKTIRYYDELGLLRTCGRTEGGYRLFNSDVFVRLNFIKRAQSLGLNLSEIKEFLDVHDQGDLPCEHIKVKLEDKLEAIKQQIQQLQILKQELVGLLSGWKTIPEHPEETICPIIQQA; the protein is encoded by the coding sequence ATGTTAACCCAAGAAAAACCACAACTGATTGGTGTGATTGCCAAAGACAGCGGCATTCCGATCAAAACCATCCGCTATTACGATGAGTTGGGGCTTCTCAGAACTTGTGGCAGAACCGAAGGGGGCTACCGCTTGTTTAATTCGGATGTGTTTGTCCGCTTAAACTTCATCAAGCGTGCCCAAAGTCTCGGATTAAATCTGTCGGAGATTAAAGAGTTTCTTGATGTTCACGATCAAGGCGACCTACCATGCGAGCATATCAAGGTAAAGTTGGAAGATAAGCTTGAGGCGATTAAGCAACAAATTCAACAATTACAAATTCTCAAGCAGGAGTTAGTGGGGCTGTTATCAGGTTGGAAAACAATTCCCGAACATCCTGAAGAAACTATTTGCCCAATTATTCAGCAAGCTTAG
- a CDS encoding cupredoxin domain-containing protein translates to MAKTTIISGIASLGLVFGLASGRAVAQMPHDMNEMQPSQTEQTGQFRRIEQPLRNKVTVTLGGLGLIGLELWWFLFSKPKSRKAAAHGGVQEVTVTVDGGYEPSQIVVQAGQPVRLNFDRRDPSSCLEQVRFPDFRIAQELPLNQVTPIEFTPDKPGRYEFTCGMNMFRGVVEVQAADATTLLQPMHHSNHATASVSATEAVVTAGGVQEATIAVEKGYQPNRAIVEAGKPVRLHFQRKNLSECYDQLLIPDFAVAVNLAPDQTTTVEFTPKHPGEYEFTCGMKMNRGVIEVRPEQLLDRKAVQSHVHIQK, encoded by the coding sequence ATGGCAAAAACAACCATTATTAGTGGTATTGCCAGTTTAGGGTTGGTGTTTGGGCTTGCTTCTGGAAGAGCCGTTGCTCAAATGCCTCACGACATGAACGAGATGCAACCGTCTCAAACTGAACAAACAGGACAGTTTCGCCGCATTGAACAGCCCCTCAGGAACAAAGTTACCGTTACCCTGGGTGGATTAGGACTGATTGGACTAGAACTATGGTGGTTCCTGTTCAGCAAACCGAAGTCTCGCAAGGCAGCCGCCCACGGAGGAGTTCAGGAAGTGACAGTCACAGTTGATGGTGGTTATGAGCCAAGCCAAATTGTGGTGCAAGCAGGTCAACCGGTACGATTGAATTTTGATCGCCGCGATCCGAGTAGTTGTTTAGAGCAAGTTCGGTTTCCTGATTTCCGCATTGCTCAAGAACTGCCGCTTAACCAAGTAACGCCAATCGAATTCACGCCTGACAAGCCGGGTAGATATGAATTCACCTGCGGTATGAATATGTTCCGAGGAGTCGTTGAGGTTCAGGCTGCAGATGCAACAACACTACTACAACCTATGCATCATTCAAATCATGCAACGGCTTCAGTATCTGCCACAGAAGCAGTAGTAACAGCAGGAGGAGTACAAGAGGCAACCATTGCAGTTGAAAAGGGCTATCAGCCCAACCGCGCGATCGTAGAGGCAGGAAAGCCAGTTCGTCTGCACTTTCAACGCAAAAATCTAAGTGAATGCTACGACCAATTACTAATTCCTGACTTTGCTGTTGCAGTGAACCTTGCTCCCGATCAAACGACAACAGTGGAATTTACACCCAAACATCCTGGTGAGTATGAATTCACGTGCGGCATGAAAATGAATCGCGGTGTAATTGAAGTTCGACCAGAACAATTACTCGATCGCAAAGCCGTTCAATCTCATGTTCACATTCAGAAATAA
- a CDS encoding heavy metal translocating P-type ATPase: MEDTTLKLRGMSCASCANNIEEAIRSVPGVEACSVNFGAEQATVQYNPRQTNLEGIQQAIEEAGYSAYSLQEQEMITGETDAEQAARQAESRKLKRRLIFGGVITTILVIGGLPMMTGVHMPWIPAWLHNPVLQLVLTAPIQFWSGESFYEGAWKAFKRHTATMDTLVALGTSAAFFYSLFPTFFPEFFLNQGLSPDVYYEISAVVITLILLGRLLENRAKGQTSEAIRKLMGLQAKTARVIRNGQEIDIPIAEVELGDVILVRPGEKIPVDGEIVDGLSTIDEAMVTGESVPVQKQPGDEVIGATINKTGSFKFRATRIGKDTFLAQIVKLVQQAQGSKAPIQKLADQVTGWFVPVVIAFAIATFIFWYNIMGNVTMALITTVGVLIIACPCALGLATPTSIMVGTGKGAENGILIKGAESLEQAHKLQTIVLDKTGTITQGKPTVTDFVTVNGTADSNEFKLLRLAASVERNSEHPLAEAVVQYAQSQNVELTDAQEFEAIAGSGVKGFVSEQLVQIGTHRWMNELGIDTSSLQQQWDRLEYIGKTAIWIAVDGKVEGIMGIADAVKPSSVNAIRAMQKLGLEVVMLTGDNRRTAEVIAQEVGIKRVLAEVRPDQKAATVEKIQSEGKIVAMVGDGINDAPALAQADVGMAIGTGTDVAIAASDITLISGDLQGIVTAIQLSRATIRNIRQNLFFAFIYNVAGIPIAAGILYPIFGWLLSPIIAGAAMAFSSVSVVTNALRLRNFKPKTLG; the protein is encoded by the coding sequence ATGGAAGATACAACACTCAAATTGCGAGGCATGAGTTGTGCCTCGTGTGCCAACAATATTGAGGAAGCAATTCGATCGGTTCCTGGTGTCGAAGCGTGTAGCGTGAACTTCGGGGCAGAGCAGGCGACTGTTCAATATAACCCTCGGCAAACGAACCTGGAGGGCATTCAGCAGGCGATTGAAGAGGCGGGGTACTCTGCCTACTCGCTTCAGGAACAAGAGATGATAACTGGAGAAACGGATGCTGAGCAAGCAGCTCGTCAGGCTGAATCGCGAAAACTGAAAAGACGACTTATTTTTGGTGGTGTGATTACAACTATCCTCGTCATTGGAGGATTACCGATGATGACTGGAGTACATATGCCATGGATTCCAGCGTGGCTACACAACCCAGTGCTTCAGCTTGTTTTAACAGCTCCTATTCAATTTTGGAGCGGTGAATCATTTTATGAAGGAGCCTGGAAAGCCTTCAAGCGTCATACTGCCACCATGGATACGTTGGTTGCCTTAGGAACCAGCGCTGCTTTTTTCTATTCGCTATTTCCCACCTTCTTCCCCGAATTTTTTCTGAATCAAGGACTGTCACCCGATGTCTATTACGAAATTTCGGCGGTAGTCATTACGCTGATTTTGTTAGGACGATTGCTGGAAAACCGTGCTAAAGGACAAACCTCCGAGGCGATTCGCAAGCTGATGGGACTCCAAGCAAAAACTGCACGAGTGATTCGCAACGGTCAAGAAATTGATATCCCGATCGCAGAAGTAGAATTGGGAGACGTTATTCTAGTACGTCCGGGTGAAAAAATTCCCGTAGATGGCGAGATCGTCGATGGCTTGTCCACTATCGATGAGGCGATGGTAACGGGTGAAAGTGTGCCAGTGCAGAAGCAACCTGGTGATGAAGTGATTGGTGCCACGATTAATAAAACCGGAAGTTTCAAGTTTCGAGCGACACGAATTGGAAAAGATACTTTTTTAGCACAAATTGTTAAGCTGGTACAGCAAGCCCAGGGTTCTAAGGCTCCTATTCAAAAGCTCGCTGACCAAGTGACAGGATGGTTTGTGCCGGTTGTCATTGCCTTTGCGATCGCTACCTTCATCTTCTGGTACAACATCATGGGGAATGTGACGATGGCACTGATTACCACTGTAGGAGTGCTCATCATTGCTTGCCCCTGTGCGTTAGGCTTGGCTACCCCCACCTCAATTATGGTAGGCACTGGCAAAGGAGCAGAGAATGGTATTCTGATCAAAGGTGCAGAGAGTCTGGAACAGGCACACAAACTGCAAACGATCGTCCTCGACAAAACAGGTACGATTACGCAAGGAAAGCCAACTGTCACTGATTTTGTAACGGTTAACGGTACAGCGGATAGCAATGAATTCAAACTGCTGCGTTTAGCCGCATCTGTTGAACGGAACTCCGAACACCCGCTTGCAGAAGCTGTTGTACAATATGCCCAATCTCAAAATGTTGAGCTGACTGATGCCCAAGAGTTTGAGGCGATCGCTGGAAGCGGTGTAAAGGGTTTTGTATCTGAGCAACTAGTGCAAATTGGTACACATCGCTGGATGAATGAGTTGGGCATCGATACTAGTAGTTTGCAGCAACAATGGGATCGATTGGAGTATATAGGTAAAACTGCGATCTGGATTGCGGTAGACGGCAAAGTCGAAGGTATTATGGGTATTGCCGATGCTGTCAAACCCTCCTCAGTCAATGCGATCCGAGCGATGCAAAAGCTAGGGCTAGAAGTCGTGATGTTGACAGGAGATAACCGTCGTACCGCCGAAGTGATTGCACAAGAAGTGGGCATTAAGCGTGTCCTTGCAGAAGTTCGTCCCGATCAGAAAGCCGCAACAGTTGAAAAAATTCAATCGGAAGGCAAGATTGTGGCAATGGTAGGTGATGGTATCAACGATGCACCGGCTTTAGCACAAGCCGATGTGGGCATGGCAATTGGCACGGGAACCGATGTGGCGATCGCTGCGAGTGACATTACTCTGATCTCTGGCGATTTACAGGGTATTGTGACAGCTATTCAGCTCTCACGCGCCACCATTCGCAACATCCGGCAAAATCTCTTCTTTGCCTTCATCTACAATGTGGCAGGCATTCCGATCGCCGCAGGGATTCTTTACCCAATTTTTGGATGGCTACTCAGTCCCATTATCGCAGGTGCAGCTATGGCATTCAGTTCAGTTTCTGTAGTGACTAACGCGCTGCGGTTGCGTAACTTTAAACCTAAAACATTGGGTTAG
- a CDS encoding heavy-metal-associated domain-containing protein, translating to MTLQLTVPNMACSACRETITKAIQAIDSTATVEADPKTKLVNINTQASERAVKQVITNAGYSVA from the coding sequence ATGACCCTTCAACTCACTGTACCTAACATGGCGTGTTCTGCTTGTAGAGAAACCATTACGAAGGCAATTCAAGCGATCGATTCCACCGCTACTGTTGAAGCCGATCCCAAAACCAAGCTCGTTAACATCAACACTCAAGCCTCTGAGAGGGCTGTAAAGCAAGTCATTACGAATGCTGGTTATTCCGTTGCCTAA
- a CDS encoding TVP38/TMEM64 family protein: MMKRNFIKIVQLSLIILLVAIGIWFVNQVGIERVRANVDQLGVWAPLAVVLLRMVSVVIPAIPSTAYSILSGVLFGFVQGIVVIAIADFVACNLNFYIAKRYGRSLVQKFVGQRFMGRVDSLSRKYLERNIFLVTGFLMTGLFDFVAYAVGLTQMKWHSFMLALILGIAISTPPIVALGAGVFEGGRILLIVAMLGIFALAMLTGWLSRKKALE, from the coding sequence ATGATGAAGCGCAATTTTATTAAAATCGTTCAACTGAGTTTGATTATCTTACTCGTTGCCATAGGAATCTGGTTTGTCAATCAAGTTGGGATTGAGCGAGTTAGAGCAAATGTCGATCAGCTTGGTGTTTGGGCACCGTTGGCAGTCGTATTATTACGGATGGTGAGCGTTGTTATTCCTGCTATTCCTAGCACAGCTTACTCGATTTTATCAGGAGTGCTGTTTGGTTTTGTTCAGGGAATTGTCGTAATTGCGATCGCTGATTTTGTTGCGTGTAACCTCAATTTTTACATTGCCAAACGTTATGGGCGTAGTTTGGTGCAAAAGTTCGTCGGGCAAAGGTTTATGGGTAGAGTTGATTCACTCAGCCGAAAGTATTTAGAACGCAATATTTTTCTGGTGACGGGATTTTTGATGACAGGGCTATTTGATTTTGTTGCTTATGCTGTAGGGCTGACGCAAATGAAATGGCATAGTTTTATGTTAGCCCTAATTCTCGGTATTGCAATTTCTACTCCACCCATCGTCGCGCTTGGTGCTGGTGTCTTTGAAGGCGGTAGAATCTTACTCATCGTCGCCATGTTGGGAATCTTTGCGCTGGCAATGCTAACAGGATGGTTGAGTCGCAAGAAAGCACTTGAGTAA
- a CDS encoding toxin HicA translates to MAKIEKLLAQIKNNPKDVNFTDLVKICNHYFGEPRQEGTSHCVYKTPWAGDPRVNIQEKNGKAKVYQVKQVLEAINKIEDIENEQL, encoded by the coding sequence ATGGCGAAAATAGAAAAACTTCTAGCTCAAATTAAAAACAATCCTAAAGATGTAAATTTTACTGATTTGGTAAAGATTTGTAATCACTACTTTGGGGAACCCAGGCAAGAAGGAACAAGCCATTGTGTTTACAAAACCCCTTGGGCTGGAGATCCACGCGTCAACATTCAAGAGAAGAATGGAAAAGCCAAGGTTTATCAAGTCAAGCAGGTTTTGGAGGCAATCAATAAAATTGAGGACATAGAAAATGAACAACTATGA
- a CDS encoding type II toxin-antitoxin system HicB family antitoxin, with the protein MNNYDHYTYKVTWSSEDQEYVGLCAEFPSLSYLHENRIAALEGIENLVKDVVVDMEANGERIPEPIAEKNYSGKFQVRIPPELHRRLAIEAAEENVSLNRYVSLKLACH; encoded by the coding sequence ATGAACAACTATGACCACTACACATATAAAGTTACTTGGTCAAGCGAAGATCAAGAATACGTAGGTTTATGTGCTGAATTTCCTAGCTTATCTTATCTCCATGAGAATCGTATTGCTGCACTTGAGGGTATTGAAAACCTGGTAAAGGATGTTGTGGTAGACATGGAAGCTAATGGTGAAAGGATTCCAGAACCTATTGCAGAAAAAAACTATAGTGGTAAATTTCAAGTTCGCATTCCTCCAGAACTTCACCGTAGGCTAGCTATAGAAGCAGCAGAGGAGAATGTTAGCTTAAATCGCTATGTAAGTCTAAAGCTTGCTTGTCACTAA
- a CDS encoding helix-turn-helix transcriptional regulator, whose amino-acid sequence MTITLSKEAYWELFEDTASEETHIDDITQKYPSQLGQGYYRTVNLREGLELAIAKYQLHDDIILKMPERSHPIEYTFLLAGVEQYDDQFISAGHYNLCSSGIAPKEKSKYSATQPVFAINVHIEPELFTAFWHSESESTLPAVEQLLRGDKEYDFSSGRTTIAMQTAVQQILQCPYQSLTKRMYLESKVWELMALLIHDLERPRHLPNTPLKPDDIDRIHYAKEILLQQLDNPLSLIELARQVGLNDCTLKRGFRQVFGKTVFGYLHDYRLEQARQLLEQRRMNVSEIARSVGFANRSYFASAFRKKFGVNPRDYLNQKNSA is encoded by the coding sequence ATGACGATTACTCTTTCAAAAGAAGCTTATTGGGAATTGTTTGAAGATACGGCATCCGAGGAAACGCACATCGATGATATCACCCAAAAATACCCAAGCCAGCTAGGGCAGGGTTATTATCGCACCGTCAACCTGCGAGAAGGATTAGAATTGGCGATCGCTAAATATCAACTGCATGATGACATTATTTTAAAAATGCCTGAGCGATCGCATCCGATTGAGTATACATTCCTGCTTGCGGGAGTGGAACAATATGACGATCAATTTATAAGTGCTGGACATTATAACCTGTGCAGTAGTGGCATCGCACCCAAAGAAAAGTCTAAGTACTCTGCTACTCAACCAGTTTTTGCGATTAATGTTCACATTGAGCCGGAGTTGTTTACCGCATTTTGGCATAGCGAATCAGAATCTACATTACCAGCAGTAGAGCAGTTGTTAAGAGGTGACAAAGAATATGATTTTTCTTCTGGACGCACAACAATAGCGATGCAGACAGCGGTGCAGCAAATTCTCCAGTGTCCGTATCAATCTTTAACCAAACGGATGTATCTCGAAAGCAAAGTTTGGGAACTGATGGCGTTGCTAATTCACGATCTAGAACGCCCGAGACATCTGCCTAATACTCCACTCAAACCTGATGATATTGATCGGATTCACTATGCTAAAGAAATTTTGCTGCAACAGTTAGACAATCCACTTTCATTAATCGAGTTAGCGCGACAAGTTGGTCTAAACGACTGTACACTCAAGCGCGGCTTTCGTCAGGTATTCGGGAAAACAGTCTTCGGCTACCTCCATGACTATCGCCTCGAACAAGCGCGTCAGCTACTCGAACAACGTCGCATGAATGTTTCTGAAATTGCCCGCAGTGTTGGGTTTGCTAATCGTAGTTATTTCGCATCTGCCTTTAGAAAGAAGTTTGGGGTAAATCCACGAGATTACCTTAATCAGAAAAATTCCGCCTAG
- a CDS encoding TonB-dependent siderophore receptor: MRNYWQRLALLTGISLLISPPAWAETVTGAATTVAQGQTQIAQTVTQITGVRIDTTDGVAVILETTAALSPTTSTVDNTLIADIPNAVLTLPEEFQAVNPAEGIALVSVTNLPNNRVRVAITGIDAPPTVEQQVAAQGLVLAVTPSTDEDEIQIVVTGELESQGYSIPNATTATRTNTELRDIPQSIQVLPQRVLEDQQVNRLSEALRNVSGVSVGDSFGDSLDRINIRGFQSDVLLENGFRRGSFSSRGISDTELIERVEVLKGPASVLYGNLEPGGVVNVVTRQPQVDPAYTVGTVVGSFGLVRPSIDLTGPLDRNQQVLYRFTALYEAEDGFRDYGQDVNRFVLAPSLTWNLSDRTALTFNFSYADAERPFDRGLPAIGNRVADVPRDRLFQDPSAIIETEELSTSYRLTHNFNDNWQLRNEFRYLSVDTFDFRIDSWTIEDDGTLDRRWRSNDDYYEFYSLQTNVVGEFATGNVQHTLLAGVDFNRSTAQGSQRRLPGDPSFFLNIFTQEGDPISRPNLDDLTLVVRNSTRRANNIGLYLQDQITLTESLKLLAGGRFDIYDLQSVDSLSNTETEDTVQRFTPRIGVVYQPSVLSGNN, encoded by the coding sequence ATGCGGAATTATTGGCAGCGATTAGCGTTATTGACAGGGATCTCATTACTAATTTCTCCTCCTGCTTGGGCAGAAACCGTTACAGGTGCAGCAACTACTGTTGCACAGGGGCAAACTCAAATTGCGCAAACAGTAACTCAGATTACTGGAGTTAGGATAGACACGACAGATGGCGTTGCGGTAATTCTAGAGACAACCGCAGCATTATCTCCGACAACTTCAACCGTGGATAATACGTTGATTGCTGATATTCCCAACGCAGTGCTGACATTGCCAGAAGAATTTCAAGCAGTAAATCCGGCTGAAGGTATTGCGTTAGTCAGTGTGACAAATTTACCTAACAATCGCGTTCGTGTCGCAATTACCGGAATAGATGCACCACCGACAGTCGAACAACAAGTTGCAGCACAAGGATTAGTATTAGCAGTAACACCCTCCACAGATGAAGACGAAATTCAAATAGTAGTAACAGGTGAATTAGAATCGCAAGGATATTCTATACCAAATGCTACAACCGCAACACGTACAAATACAGAACTGCGCGACATCCCGCAATCAATTCAAGTACTGCCACAACGTGTCTTGGAAGATCAGCAAGTCAACCGTCTCAGTGAAGCCTTACGCAACGTCAGCGGTGTTAGTGTCGGTGATAGCTTTGGTGATAGCCTGGATCGAATTAATATTCGCGGCTTTCAGTCAGATGTATTGCTCGAAAATGGGTTTCGTCGTGGATCGTTTAGTTCAAGAGGAATTTCTGATACTGAACTGATTGAACGAGTTGAAGTCCTCAAAGGACCTGCATCGGTGTTGTATGGCAATTTGGAACCAGGCGGTGTTGTAAATGTCGTAACAAGGCAGCCACAGGTTGATCCGGCTTACACGGTTGGAACTGTAGTCGGTAGTTTTGGGTTAGTGCGTCCGAGTATTGATCTCACAGGACCACTAGATAGAAATCAGCAGGTGTTGTATCGCTTCACTGCACTGTATGAAGCCGAGGATGGCTTTCGCGATTATGGTCAGGATGTGAATCGCTTTGTACTAGCGCCATCACTGACATGGAATTTAAGCGATCGCACTGCTTTAACATTTAATTTTAGCTACGCAGATGCAGAACGCCCATTTGATCGCGGTCTTCCAGCGATTGGTAACAGAGTTGCGGATGTACCTCGCGATCGCCTATTTCAAGACCCTAGTGCGATCATCGAAACTGAAGAACTCAGCACTAGCTATCGCTTAACCCACAACTTTAACGACAATTGGCAACTGCGTAACGAGTTTCGCTACCTCTCGGTTGATACTTTCGATTTTCGGATTGATAGCTGGACTATTGAAGATGATGGCACGCTTGATCGCCGCTGGCGCTCTAATGATGATTATTACGAATTCTACTCACTGCAAACGAATGTTGTGGGCGAATTTGCTACAGGGAATGTTCAACATACGCTTTTAGCCGGAGTTGATTTTAATCGGAGTACTGCCCAAGGTAGCCAGCGCCGTTTACCAGGCGATCCGAGTTTCTTTCTCAATATCTTTACTCAAGAAGGCGATCCGATTTCGCGTCCTAATCTCGACGATCTGACGTTAGTTGTGCGTAATAGCACCCGTAGAGCAAACAATATTGGCTTGTATCTCCAAGATCAAATCACTTTGACTGAAAGTCTCAAACTTTTGGCAGGTGGACGATTTGATATTTACGATTTGCAATCAGTGGATAGCCTATCGAACACAGAAACGGAAGATACAGTGCAACGTTTTACCCCTCGCATTGGCGTGGTGTATCAGCCTAGTGTTTTGTCAGGGAATAACTAA